In Pseudomonas fluorescens, one genomic interval encodes:
- a CDS encoding LysR substrate-binding domain-containing protein, with amino-acid sequence MSRQLHAQTYVWLQVFSCAARHLSFTRCAEELHITPGAVSQQIRQLEERLGFRLFHRRARGVELSAEGQRLAITVNEAYGSIDAELRRLDAGMISGILRVRSIPSFLSKWLTPRLPRLQQRYPDIQLRLVAEDSSVPLHEGDFDLAIDLNDGSYPGLLSTALLDEQIFPVCAPSLLRGRPPLHGPADLVHFPLLHDITAWRGSYEYAEWEFYLNAIGFEGADVRRGHTFNRNHLTIEAAIAGMGVAIARRTLLNDELERGTLIVPFGLSVPNHKRYVLLYAPGALSHPGVRAVHDWLVEEAGIFRSLHPLNDGQL; translated from the coding sequence ATGAGTCGTCAATTGCATGCCCAGACCTACGTCTGGCTGCAGGTGTTTTCCTGTGCCGCGCGGCACCTGTCGTTCACCCGTTGTGCGGAAGAGCTGCACATCACTCCGGGAGCGGTCAGCCAGCAGATTCGCCAACTGGAAGAGCGACTGGGTTTTCGCCTGTTCCACCGACGAGCGCGGGGTGTGGAGTTGAGTGCGGAAGGCCAGCGACTGGCCATCACGGTCAACGAGGCCTATGGCAGCATCGATGCTGAATTGCGTCGTCTGGATGCCGGGATGATCAGCGGGATTCTGCGGGTGCGTTCGATTCCATCGTTCCTCAGCAAATGGCTGACCCCGCGCCTGCCGCGTCTGCAACAGCGTTATCCGGACATCCAGTTACGGCTGGTGGCCGAGGACAGCAGCGTGCCGTTGCACGAGGGCGATTTCGATCTGGCGATTGACCTGAATGACGGCAGTTATCCGGGGCTGTTATCCACAGCCTTGCTCGATGAGCAGATTTTCCCGGTTTGCGCGCCGAGTTTGCTGCGCGGGCGTCCGCCGCTGCATGGGCCGGCGGACTTGGTGCATTTCCCGTTGTTGCACGACATCACCGCCTGGCGGGGCAGTTATGAATATGCGGAATGGGAGTTTTATCTGAACGCGATTGGCTTTGAAGGCGCCGACGTACGGCGTGGGCACACGTTCAATCGCAATCACCTGACCATCGAAGCGGCGATCGCCGGTATGGGCGTGGCGATTGCCCGGCGCACGTTGCTCAACGATGAACTGGAGCGCGGGACGTTGATTGTGCCGTTCGGCCTGTCGGTGCCCAACCACAAACGCTACGTGCTGCTGTATGCGCCGGGGGCCTTGAGCCATCCGGGCGTGCGCGCGGTGCATGACTGGCTGGTGGAGGAGGCGGGGATTTTCCGCAGCTTGCACCCGTTGAACGACGGGCAATTGTGA
- a CDS encoding DUF4880 domain-containing protein, with translation MNRAPDFSAQVAEQAVHWLMEMQQGTLSPRQQQAWQQWLDAHSEHRRAWEHMQRVNQRLRGVASPLAHAALNGQKSSSRRQALKLLLLLGAGSAVTWGMREHNPLPTLLADYRSPLGERRKVTLGAGSQLQLNTASAADVDSTQRLISLLEGEILLSTVQAFEVRTAQGLLRTAAARLNVRQFADRTQVALFEGQVELTRHEHAPMWLPVARQLSFSATSVSEAKPLDANSGAWADGMLIAAHMRLGDFLEELSRYRRGQLHCDAKVADLLISGTYPLDDSERILDLLQISLPVKVRRFTRYWVSVEARV, from the coding sequence ATGAACCGCGCTCCGGATTTCTCTGCGCAAGTGGCCGAACAGGCCGTGCACTGGCTGATGGAAATGCAGCAAGGCACGCTCTCCCCGCGTCAGCAACAAGCCTGGCAACAATGGCTGGACGCCCACAGCGAACATCGTCGGGCGTGGGAACACATGCAGCGGGTCAACCAGCGCTTGCGCGGCGTGGCTTCGCCATTGGCCCATGCCGCGTTGAACGGGCAGAAGTCTTCCAGTCGCCGTCAGGCGCTCAAGTTGCTGCTGCTTCTGGGTGCCGGTTCTGCCGTCACCTGGGGCATGCGCGAGCACAATCCGCTGCCGACGCTGCTCGCCGATTACCGCAGCCCGCTGGGGGAGCGCCGCAAAGTTACGCTGGGTGCGGGCAGCCAGTTGCAGCTCAACACCGCGAGCGCAGCGGACGTGGACAGCACGCAACGGCTGATTAGTCTGCTGGAGGGCGAGATTCTGCTCAGCACCGTACAAGCGTTCGAAGTGCGCACGGCACAAGGGCTGTTGAGAACCGCTGCTGCCCGGCTCAACGTCCGGCAATTTGCCGATCGTACGCAGGTGGCGCTGTTTGAAGGCCAGGTCGAATTGACCCGCCACGAGCACGCACCGATGTGGCTGCCCGTCGCCCGTCAGCTGAGTTTCAGCGCCACTTCGGTCAGCGAAGCCAAGCCACTGGACGCCAACAGCGGCGCCTGGGCCGACGGCATGTTGATCGCCGCGCACATGCGCCTGGGCGATTTTCTTGAAGAGCTCAGCCGCTACCGTCGCGGCCAGTTGCATTGCGATGCGAAAGTGGCTGACCTGCTGATCTCCGGGACCTATCCACTGGACGACAGCGAGCGGATTCTTGATCTGCTGCAAATCAGTCTGCCGGTGAAAGTGCGGCGGTTTACCCGCTATTGGGTCAGCGTCGAGGCTCGGGTTTAA
- a CDS encoding sigma-70 family RNA polymerase sigma factor, whose product MSSAHPVESLYHDHHSWLTGWLRRRLGCPDSAADLAQDTFIRVLTAREQSVIVEPRAFLTTLAKRVLFNHYRRQDLERAYLDTLAQMPEMVAPSEEDKAIILQTLIELDQLLDGLPRLVKRAFLLAQVDGLTYPQIAAELGISVATVKRHLHKAALRCYFAL is encoded by the coding sequence TTGTCGTCCGCCCATCCCGTCGAATCGCTCTACCACGACCACCACAGCTGGCTCACCGGCTGGTTGCGGCGCAGACTCGGCTGCCCGGACAGCGCGGCGGATCTGGCTCAGGACACCTTCATCCGCGTGCTCACTGCACGTGAACAATCGGTAATTGTTGAGCCGCGCGCGTTTCTCACCACCCTCGCCAAACGTGTGCTGTTCAATCACTACCGCCGCCAGGACCTGGAACGCGCCTACCTCGACACCTTGGCGCAGATGCCGGAAATGGTTGCGCCATCGGAAGAAGACAAAGCGATCATCCTGCAAACCCTGATCGAGCTGGATCAGCTGCTCGATGGCTTGCCACGTCTGGTCAAGCGCGCCTTTTTGCTGGCGCAGGTCGATGGCCTGACTTATCCGCAAATCGCCGCCGAACTGGGCATCTCCGTAGCCACGGTCAAACGCCATCTGCACAAAGCCGCCCTGCGCTGCTATTTCGCCCTATGA
- a CDS encoding DUF3649 domain-containing protein: MKGKLASLPMSYRLAVTSRVLAAVFGGYLVAALASVALTMWLPLSRAEAVVTGMTISFLVYLVAVLWCFACRTAWSAWVGLLVPSVILATVSGAARGLGYA, translated from the coding sequence ATGAAAGGCAAACTCGCCTCACTTCCCATGTCCTATCGTCTGGCTGTCACTTCGCGGGTGCTGGCGGCGGTGTTCGGCGGCTATCTGGTCGCGGCGCTGGCCAGTGTCGCGTTGACGATGTGGCTGCCGTTGAGCCGCGCCGAAGCGGTGGTGACCGGTATGACCATTTCCTTTCTGGTCTATCTGGTCGCGGTGCTGTGGTGCTTCGCTTGCCGCACGGCGTGGTCGGCGTGGGTCGGTTTGCTGGTGCCCAGCGTGATTCTGGCGACGGTGTCGGGTGCCGCGCGGGGCTTGGGTTACGCATGA
- a CDS encoding HPF/RaiA family ribosome-associated protein: MQIQVNSDNHIQSSKRLEEWVRTTIESTLERYEEDLTRVEVHLSDENGDKPGPHDLRCQLEARPKGHQPISVTHKADSLEQAIDGAAEKLEHALEHLFGKLRGKPRAAIVPFSKANDALLEEEFLENEQAAINS; the protein is encoded by the coding sequence ATGCAAATCCAAGTCAACAGCGATAACCATATTCAAAGCAGTAAGCGACTGGAGGAGTGGGTACGTACAACTATTGAGAGCACGCTCGAACGTTATGAAGAAGACCTGACCCGTGTCGAAGTCCACCTGAGCGACGAGAACGGCGACAAACCAGGTCCCCATGACTTGCGCTGCCAACTGGAAGCGCGGCCAAAAGGCCATCAACCGATTTCCGTCACCCACAAAGCCGATTCGCTGGAACAGGCGATCGACGGTGCAGCCGAAAAACTGGAACACGCGCTGGAGCACCTGTTTGGCAAACTGCGAGGCAAACCTCGCGCCGCCATCGTGCCATTCAGCAAGGCGAATGATGCACTGCTGGAGGAAGAATTTCTCGAGAACGAACAGGCAGCGATCAACAGTTGA
- a CDS encoding FecR family protein, with translation MKANDRVIPTPAQEQAALAWLSLLHDRPSTGDQLTFSHWLRADPAHAEAYAQAQVLWELSESPARTLADEEALALQGYLNAMDRPRRLLLLRWSGALAMAACLMLMISLGTGWQPQRWIDDLGADYVSAPGEVRTVTLADQSQVTLDADSAIAVDFSQGERHVQLRRGAGFFSVTHTGDPFVVAAEKGEARVLGTQFEVRLQPAGAQVTVLSGRVGVTANRNAQQQILTAGQQVAYGQGSAEKLHAVDSEAQLAWRQGWLNYYKASLADVVEDLRRYYPGRIVVLNDELAARKVSGSFPSKDPQAVLSSLRGVLGFEQHQVLGHLIILR, from the coding sequence GTGAAAGCCAACGACCGTGTCATTCCAACGCCCGCTCAGGAGCAGGCCGCGCTCGCCTGGCTGAGTCTGCTGCACGACCGCCCGAGCACCGGCGATCAACTGACCTTCAGCCACTGGCTGCGCGCCGATCCGGCCCACGCCGAGGCTTACGCCCAGGCGCAAGTGCTCTGGGAGTTGAGCGAAAGTCCGGCGCGTACCTTGGCCGATGAAGAGGCGTTGGCGTTGCAGGGCTACCTCAATGCGATGGATCGTCCGCGTCGTTTACTGCTGCTGCGCTGGTCGGGCGCGCTGGCGATGGCCGCGTGTCTGATGCTGATGATCAGCCTTGGCACGGGTTGGCAGCCGCAGCGCTGGATCGATGATCTCGGTGCCGATTACGTCTCGGCGCCGGGTGAAGTCCGCACCGTGACCCTGGCCGATCAATCGCAAGTCACGCTGGATGCCGACAGTGCCATCGCGGTGGATTTCAGTCAGGGCGAGCGGCATGTGCAATTGCGCCGCGGTGCCGGATTTTTCAGTGTCACGCATACGGGGGATCCGTTTGTGGTCGCGGCGGAGAAGGGCGAGGCGCGGGTGCTCGGCACGCAATTCGAAGTGCGTCTGCAGCCCGCAGGTGCGCAGGTCACGGTGCTGTCCGGGCGCGTTGGCGTGACGGCGAATCGCAACGCGCAACAGCAGATTCTGACCGCCGGCCAGCAAGTGGCTTACGGGCAGGGCAGTGCGGAAAAACTGCACGCGGTGGACAGCGAGGCGCAACTGGCTTGGCGTCAGGGCTGGCTGAATTACTACAAGGCGTCACTGGCCGATGTGGTGGAGGATCTGCGGCGCTATTACCCGGGACGGATTGTTGTGCTCAATGATGAACTGGCAGCGCGCAAGGTCAGCGGCAGTTTTCCGAGCAAGGATCCGCAGGCGGTGCTGAGTTCGTTGCGAGGGGTGCTGGGGTTTGAGCAGCATCAGGTGCTGGGGCATCTGATTATTTTGCGCTAG
- a CDS encoding DUF3325 domain-containing protein — translation MLLALLLCYAGFSALCLSMPRHHDELLGNKLSVRRARVLKLAGWLLLGLSLWAAVAAHGWSFGLVDWFAVLMLSALALVLLLPYRPRLALALAGLSLLASPVAAWAQV, via the coding sequence ATGTTGCTGGCGCTGTTGCTGTGCTACGCCGGGTTCAGCGCGTTGTGTCTGTCGATGCCTCGGCACCACGATGAGCTGCTCGGCAACAAACTCTCGGTCCGACGCGCACGGGTTTTGAAACTCGCCGGTTGGCTGTTGCTCGGGCTGTCGCTTTGGGCGGCAGTCGCTGCACACGGCTGGAGTTTCGGTCTGGTCGACTGGTTCGCGGTGCTCATGCTCAGCGCCTTGGCGTTGGTGCTGTTGCTGCCGTATCGCCCACGTCTGGCCCTCGCACTGGCCGGGTTGAGTCTGCTGGCCAGCCCGGTCGCTGCCTGGGCGCAGGTCTGA
- the fecA gene encoding TonB-dependent Fe(3+) dicitrate receptor FecA — translation MHPTRLTPLARRLRNLILGASLSFSALPAMAAETRVYHIAPASLENTLNQFGREAGVLISFGSQITSGVQSRGLEGSYSTAEGLDALLEGTGLQARAEGNNAFSLQPVGDTALELDTSKVVGDWLGEAAQVNVFEHPGARDVIRREDFERQGATQARDVLNRIPGVNAPENNGTGSHDMALNFGIRGLNPRLAARSTVLMDGIPVPFAPYGQPQLSFAPISMGNMDAVDVVRGGGAVRYGPQNVGGVVNFVTRAIPDAPTVKGGFQTETSPSSSHDGFKTSANLLAGGTNENGLGGALLYSGTRGGDWREHSDSEIDDLILKGKYQLDEANSFNAMAQYYEGKADMPGGLSVADYDADPYQSTRLKDQFWGRRTMFNFGYRYQEDRREFTANTFFTKTLRSGYLDQGSFLSLSPREYWVRGFETRFAQGFDLGPTSHEVGVGYRYINEAGHELRYRTPISSNQYPTTDSRNDRDTRGGTEANALFVDDRIDIGKWTITPGVRYEMIESQQTNNLTDVKYKGDYNTALPALNVLYHLSDSWNLYANTEGSFGSVQYSQMPNRVSSGEVKPEKARTWELGTRYDNGTLRAEIGAFLINFDNQYESNQTNDSVIARGETRHQGIETSVNYALDDLSPALAGFDVYATYAYVDATIREDGPNKGNRVPFSSKHKGTIGVGYTEGPWKLNVDSSFQSDQFADNANTSRESADGSTGKIPGYMLFSSRAGYDFGPQLSDLNVAVGVKNIFNTQYFTRSFDDNNKGKYVGEPRTVYVQTTLAF, via the coding sequence ATGCACCCCACCCGCCTCACGCCACTGGCCCGTCGCCTGCGCAACCTCATACTGGGCGCCAGCCTGAGCTTCAGCGCTCTGCCGGCCATGGCCGCCGAAACCAGGGTTTACCACATCGCCCCGGCATCGCTGGAAAACACCCTCAACCAGTTTGGTCGTGAAGCCGGCGTGCTGATTTCCTTCGGTTCGCAGATCACCAGCGGCGTGCAAAGCCGTGGCCTCGAAGGCAGCTACAGCACCGCAGAAGGTCTCGATGCATTGCTCGAAGGCACCGGCCTGCAAGCCCGCGCCGAAGGCAACAATGCCTTCAGCCTGCAACCGGTCGGCGACACGGCGCTGGAGCTGGACACCTCGAAAGTCGTCGGTGACTGGCTCGGTGAAGCGGCGCAGGTCAACGTGTTCGAACACCCCGGCGCCCGCGATGTGATCCGCCGCGAAGACTTCGAACGTCAAGGCGCGACTCAGGCGCGCGATGTGCTCAACCGCATCCCCGGGGTCAACGCTCCGGAAAACAACGGCACCGGCAGCCATGACATGGCGCTGAACTTCGGCATTCGCGGCCTCAATCCGCGCCTGGCCGCGCGCTCGACCGTACTGATGGACGGCATTCCCGTGCCATTCGCACCGTACGGCCAACCGCAGTTGTCGTTCGCGCCGATCAGCATGGGCAACATGGATGCCGTGGACGTGGTGCGTGGCGGCGGCGCCGTGCGTTACGGCCCGCAGAACGTTGGCGGGGTGGTCAACTTCGTGACCCGTGCCATTCCCGATGCGCCGACGGTCAAGGGTGGTTTCCAGACCGAAACCAGTCCGTCGTCGAGCCATGACGGCTTCAAGACCAGCGCCAACCTGCTGGCCGGCGGCACCAACGAAAATGGTCTGGGCGGCGCGCTGCTGTACTCCGGCACCCGTGGCGGTGACTGGCGTGAACACAGCGACAGCGAAATCGACGACCTGATCCTCAAGGGCAAATACCAGCTCGACGAGGCCAACAGCTTCAACGCCATGGCCCAGTATTACGAAGGCAAGGCCGACATGCCCGGCGGCCTCAGCGTTGCCGATTACGACGCCGATCCGTATCAGTCGACGCGCCTGAAAGACCAGTTCTGGGGTCGCCGCACAATGTTCAACTTCGGCTATCGCTATCAGGAAGATCGCCGCGAATTCACCGCCAACACTTTCTTCACCAAGACCCTGCGCAGCGGTTATCTGGATCAGGGCAGTTTCCTCTCGCTGTCACCGCGCGAGTATTGGGTGCGCGGTTTCGAAACGCGTTTCGCCCAGGGCTTCGACCTCGGCCCGACCAGCCATGAAGTCGGCGTCGGTTACCGCTACATCAACGAGGCCGGCCACGAGTTGCGCTATCGCACGCCGATCAGCAGCAACCAATACCCGACTACCGACAGCCGCAACGACCGCGACACCCGCGGTGGCACCGAAGCCAATGCGTTGTTCGTCGACGATCGCATCGACATCGGCAAATGGACCATCACTCCGGGCGTGCGCTACGAGATGATCGAGTCGCAGCAGACCAACAACCTGACCGACGTCAAATACAAGGGCGACTACAACACCGCGCTGCCGGCGCTGAACGTGCTGTATCACCTGAGCGACAGCTGGAATCTGTACGCCAACACCGAAGGTTCGTTCGGCAGCGTGCAATACAGTCAGATGCCCAACCGTGTGAGCAGCGGCGAAGTCAAACCGGAGAAGGCCCGCACCTGGGAACTCGGAACCCGTTATGACAACGGCACCCTGCGCGCGGAAATCGGTGCGTTCCTGATCAACTTCGACAACCAGTACGAAAGCAACCAGACCAACGATTCGGTGATCGCCCGAGGCGAGACCCGCCATCAGGGCATCGAGACCAGCGTCAACTACGCGCTGGATGACTTGAGCCCGGCACTCGCCGGTTTCGATGTGTACGCCACTTATGCCTATGTTGACGCGACCATCCGTGAGGACGGGCCGAACAAGGGCAATCGCGTGCCGTTCTCGTCGAAACACAAAGGCACGATTGGCGTCGGTTATACCGAGGGCCCGTGGAAACTCAACGTCGACAGCAGCTTCCAGAGCGACCAGTTCGCCGACAATGCCAACACCTCCAGGGAAAGCGCCGACGGCAGCACCGGCAAGATCCCCGGTTACATGCTGTTCAGCAGCCGCGCCGGTTATGACTTCGGCCCGCAATTGTCGGATCTGAACGTGGCGGTGGGGGTGAAGAACATTTTCAACACCCAGTATTTCACCCGCTCGTTTGATGACAACAATAAAGGCAAGTACGTGGGTGAACCGCGCACGGTGTACGTGCAAACCACCCTCGCGTTCTGA
- a CDS encoding PepSY-associated TM helix domain-containing protein: MKEGFRQSMAWLHTWTGLVFGWLLFAIFLTGTLAYFKDEISHWMQPEIPARPINAEASLTLAQSYLQQHAAGASRWLIDLPDARDPGLTVRWQQAPNAPGQRGKFESRTLDAQTGSEVQARESLGGEFFYRFHFQLQMPYPWGRWLATMAAMVMFVGLITGIITHKKIFKDFFTFRPRKGQRSWLDGHNAVGVLVLPFHLMITYSSLVIFMAMVMPASILASYNGDVRAFYDEVFPASKTPEPANRAAPLSPMAPLLAKASEQWAGGSTARLTVNNPGDANASVVLSRRGDRVVHDFGRAVTFNGVTGERLGSTPEQPVAMAVGGTFYGLHMGHFAGATLRWLYFICGLASTAMIGTGLVIWLGKRQLKHAKSGVMPFELRLVEVLNIASMAGLVLAVAVFFLANRLLPTDLLGRADQEVNAFFIAWALSVVHALLRKGRKAWVEQLALAAVLFIAAPLINLTTPWNLGETLAQGDWTLAGFDLTCLGAGLFLGWAAWKMQRAGGAVSVKKTSREKPRPIALEQEVS, translated from the coding sequence ATGAAAGAGGGCTTTCGTCAGTCGATGGCCTGGCTGCACACGTGGACGGGGCTGGTGTTCGGCTGGCTGCTGTTTGCGATTTTTCTGACCGGAACGCTGGCCTATTTCAAGGATGAGATCAGCCACTGGATGCAGCCGGAAATTCCCGCGCGGCCGATTAATGCCGAAGCGAGCCTGACCCTTGCGCAAAGTTACCTGCAGCAACACGCCGCCGGCGCCTCGCGCTGGCTGATCGACTTGCCCGACGCCCGCGATCCCGGCCTGACGGTGCGCTGGCAGCAGGCGCCGAACGCACCGGGCCAGCGCGGCAAGTTCGAATCCAGAACACTCGACGCGCAGACCGGCAGCGAAGTCCAGGCCCGCGAAAGCCTGGGCGGCGAGTTCTTCTATCGCTTCCATTTCCAGCTGCAAATGCCTTATCCATGGGGCCGCTGGCTGGCGACGATGGCGGCGATGGTGATGTTCGTCGGGCTGATCACCGGCATCATCACCCACAAGAAAATCTTCAAGGACTTCTTCACCTTTCGCCCGCGCAAAGGCCAGCGTTCATGGCTCGACGGGCATAACGCGGTCGGCGTGCTGGTGTTGCCGTTTCACTTGATGATCACCTACAGCAGCCTGGTGATTTTCATGGCGATGGTCATGCCGGCGAGCATTCTGGCGTCCTATAACGGCGACGTGCGCGCCTTTTACGACGAAGTTTTTCCGGCATCGAAGACCCCTGAGCCAGCCAACCGGGCGGCGCCGCTAAGTCCGATGGCACCACTGCTGGCCAAGGCCAGCGAGCAGTGGGCGGGAGGCAGCACCGCGCGGCTGACAGTGAACAACCCGGGGGACGCGAATGCCTCGGTGGTGCTGTCGCGCCGTGGCGACCGCGTCGTCCACGATTTCGGGCGCGCGGTGACGTTCAACGGCGTCACCGGCGAGCGCCTCGGCAGCACCCCGGAGCAGCCCGTGGCGATGGCCGTCGGCGGCACGTTCTACGGTTTGCACATGGGCCACTTCGCCGGGGCGACGTTGCGCTGGCTGTATTTCATCTGCGGTCTGGCGAGTACCGCGATGATCGGCACCGGGCTGGTGATCTGGCTTGGCAAGCGCCAGCTCAAACACGCCAAGAGCGGCGTGATGCCGTTCGAATTGCGTCTGGTGGAAGTGCTGAACATCGCCAGCATGGCCGGGCTGGTGTTGGCGGTGGCGGTGTTCTTTTTGGCCAATCGCCTGTTGCCGACAGATCTGCTCGGGCGCGCCGATCAGGAAGTGAATGCGTTTTTTATCGCCTGGGCTTTGAGTGTGGTGCATGCGTTGCTGCGCAAAGGGCGCAAGGCCTGGGTCGAACAGCTCGCGCTGGCTGCCGTGCTGTTTATCGCGGCGCCGCTGATCAATTTGACCACACCGTGGAATCTCGGCGAAACGCTGGCGCAAGGTGACTGGACGCTGGCGGGTTTCGATCTGACTTGCCTGGGCGCAGGTCTGTTCCTCGGCTGGGCCGCATGGAAAATGCAGCGTGCCGGCGGCGCCGTCAGCGTGAAAAAAACATCCCGCGAAAAGCCGCGACCGATCGCGCTTGAGCAGGAGGTCAGCTGA
- a CDS encoding RNA polymerase sigma factor, translating to MLIGHPPESRDDEPHGARAHFLQVFLSQRSQMEALVNRRVGCRATAADLVQDLFLRFWRRPLVQVEELSTYLLRCAGNIAIDHLRSEGTRVRVNEGWQPDAPDSHGSEPQAALEAGNDLRHVEAALRALPERTRQIFLLNRIHGRKYADIAKAMGLSQSAVEKHMMRALEACKASLREPAPRLPGKAP from the coding sequence ATGCTGATCGGTCATCCCCCGGAATCCCGCGACGACGAACCGCACGGCGCGCGTGCGCATTTTCTTCAGGTGTTCCTGTCGCAGCGGTCGCAGATGGAAGCGCTGGTCAACCGGCGCGTCGGCTGCCGGGCCACGGCGGCGGATCTGGTGCAGGATCTGTTCCTGCGTTTCTGGCGGCGGCCGCTGGTGCAGGTCGAAGAACTCAGCACCTATCTTTTGCGCTGCGCCGGCAACATCGCCATCGATCACTTGCGCAGCGAAGGCACGCGTGTGCGGGTCAATGAGGGCTGGCAACCGGATGCGCCGGACAGTCACGGCAGCGAACCGCAAGCCGCGCTCGAAGCGGGCAATGATCTGCGCCATGTCGAGGCGGCGTTGCGTGCCTTGCCCGAGCGCACTCGGCAGATCTTTTTGCTCAATCGCATCCACGGCCGCAAATACGCAGACATCGCCAAAGCCATGGGCCTGTCCCAAAGCGCCGTGGAAAAACATATGATGCGCGCCCTCGAGGCCTGCAAGGCCAGCCTGCGCGAACCCGCGCCACGCCTGCCAGGGAAAGCACCGTGA